The Mobula birostris isolate sMobBir1 chromosome 16, sMobBir1.hap1, whole genome shotgun sequence genome contains the following window.
ATGGAATGGATTCCAATTCCAGTTTGTGTAAAGCTACTGTCATTTCTTTCTGCCATTCATTCGCTTTCTATCTCTCGCCATCTGGCTATGGAAAACTAGAGTGCCTCCGTCTCTACCTGACTTGTGTTTTAGCACATATCCTTGCTCTTCAAAAAGAAATTCTTCAGGGAGAGCATCGATGGTGAGGCCTGTACTACGGAATATTTAAGTAAGGTGACCGTTGGTAAATGGGCTGGTCTCCTGGTGTGTTCCCAGGGCAATATCACTGTGTCTATAGGAAATCTGGTATATTGATCTCTCTGCCAAATTGATAAAGTGCACAATATTTAATTTGCAGAGCATGATCATTATTGGTTTGGTTTCCAACTCACAAAAGAACACCTGGTAAATAATGTAGTTTCAGTGTGTTTTTAGATTGGTATTATTCTCACCCCAGCTCATTGGAGTGTAAATATCACACTGTTCATTGTCAGGATGAACTATAATTGAGGTGAGATGAGTTTTGTAAGATAGTACATTAATAAATCAGAGAAGAAGATTTGGTGCCAACATGTAAGTAATCGGATTCACAGCCACACATTGAAATTTTAGTCAAAATTTCAATTCTTGGCTGCTCCTCCCTGCACTTCTTTCAGCCAGTGATGGTAACCATAAGCCTTTTATTACTGATAATACCAGTTACCTTATTCCTCAAGCAGATctgctcctttcctcccacattattAAAGAAATCACATCTCCATCCGAGTATTAAAGTTCAATTGTGTCACTGGAAAGACTGACATCATCAATCACCCTGACGTCTATGAAGCTCTTTCTTGCTTCAAGATCAAAGTCTTCAGTATTGGATTTTACCTCAGGATTGTCTTGAGAGAGAAGACTCTCACTGGCTGGATCAGCAGATGGGGCACTCTCCTCTGAAGAACGCTCACGTGTCCATGTGTACCAGTGGATTCCAAAGGATGTCCTGGAAATACTATCCACGGAACTTCCTGATGCTGACCTGTGCAGCCTGCTGGAAGCTTGATTGCTGTCCATATCCTGGACCGAATGCTTTGACGTATCTGTTTGGTTGTTGCTTAGCGAGCTGCTCTTGGCCGCACTGTGCAAATAGTCGGGGTCACTATTGCGACGCCTAAGATCAAACGGAACCACTGTAACATCACCCTGATCAGACACCTTGTGCACTCTCAAAGAAGAGCGGGAGTCTTCTATGGTCATGTGGCTGGGACACTGGAGACCAGAATCATTAAACAGGCTGTCTCTGACTATGTGTTCTCTGAAAAGTGCTTCATCGATGCTTCGGCTGAGGTTGATGGGTGAAGGCGGACGTAGATCAAACTCGTTGAGAGACACAGAAGCCTCTTTCTCAATGCAGATACTGGTAAATGAGCGGCCCATCAACAGATTGTGAGATTTGGGTCCCAGGACTGGAATTTTGGGCCTGTGATCCAGCGAGATGATTGAACCATTGTTGCTATAGTAACTCTTGGCAGGCTTCTCTTGATTAGTTCCATTAATTGTTTTAAGAGGCATGGTCTCAGGCCGGTTATGTAGAAGGTTCTTGCAGATATCATTGCCCGTTATCCTGTCCTGGGTCCCAGAAGACCAGTCAAAGCAATTGTTTGGATACTCTGGCACCTCATTTTTCCTATACTGGTGGAAATATTGAACAATCTTCCTCCAGCAGGTGTGGTCAGGCCTTGCGTGTTGCTGGCAGAAGGCATACGAGGCCACAAAACTCATGGCAAAGGACATTGCAATCTCAAAACTCCGATACCAAAACTGAACGAACCACCATGCCCAATAGAACTGGCCCTTTTCTCCCAATAGTCCATAATTCCAAAGCGTGGCATAGACATGAAGAGcacaacaaagaaacccaaaaacaGCACTAATGGCCATCACCTTTGTGGAGAGTAAAAGCTGCTTTAATGTTCTTCCATGATTCCGTTGCTCGATTGATTCCTCATTACCAATGACTGGCTTCTGAATCTGCTGCACAGTGGCTTCAGGATGACTCTGGAGCTTGCGGTAGCTGAGGAAGAAGGCAGTGATCAGAAAAGAAGCCCACGAGACAGAAAAGACATGCAGGACCACGTTCACAGCAGGGTTCACCAGGAGATAAAGAAGATCCCCACTTATCAACACAATGAAATGGACAGCAGCAATCATGGACAGGGTGGTGGGGTTCTGGAATTTTGAAGGGAGCATCTGAAGACCCCCCATCTTCAGTAACAGCAGTGTGAGGATGCCAAAAGTAGTGACAAGGAGGGGAAATGTGATGTTATACAGCATCAAACCACTTATCAGGGGAAGTTTGAGCTTGCTGCCATACGGATCAAGGAACAAGTACACTGCTCTTAAGAAGGCCAATGCAAATAGCATGGTATTAGCTGCCATGAGGTAATGGAGGTCTGGAATGCACAAAATTGGAGAGCCAATCAAATTAATTAGTGATATCACCATGAGGATAACAAATAGTACTCCTGCTCCATAAATGTGCATTTCCCAAGCAAATCCCAAAGTCTGTTTCATGTGTTTCCACTGGGTGAACGTTTTATTAGACGCACAGTCCCTGTCCAGTGTGGAGCAGAGTTCGAAATAGGAGCTGATTTTATCGGAATGATTGCCAGTAGCCATCTTGGAGTCTACAGTCTGATTTGGCATTTGGGCATTGGTGGGTATTATCCATTTCCGACCCGGCCCATTGCGAGTGTCTTGTTCTTTGGGAGAAGTTTTGTTGACACCAGTTGAAGTATTGGAAGCTATTTTCATTGTCGGTGTCTGAGTGTCGTTCCCTGTAAAAGAGAACATCAGTGACATTATTGTGGAGGTGGCTAAGAGCCATGACCTTtctatatttatttagagatataatgCTGAATAAGCCCTTCCCGCCAACAACCccagatttaaccccagcctaatcatgggaccatttataatgaccaattaatcggTACGTCTTTagattgtgagaggaaaccagagcactcggaggaaacccacgtgcacaCGGAAAGGAACATACAGACCGGCTTACAGATGCGCCAGagatgaactctgaactcccgaGTGTCATGCTAACTGCAACACTAAAGTGGCAGGGATGGTCCATCCCTCAGAGCTCAAATGCCGATGAATATTGACTACGTGCAGCACATTATTTTGGTCTGTTTACTCCCAGTACATCAACAAGTAAATCTGAAATATTTGGTAAACTATCAAAATCACTTTGATAAATAGTTTATAACTATTTACTGAAAACCTGGATGATGTTTTCACTTCCTCTCCCATATCAATTGATGAGGTACACTGTATCTATTCTAAGCAAGTTAGCTGAGCACAGAGGTTCTAAAAACTGCATTTTAAAAGAACTCTTAGAGGCATGGTAGAATGATAGTACTGGACTAGTAATTGAAAACAACACACAGAATGgtagaagaactcaacaggtcagacagtatctatggaaggaaaaagacagtcaacattttgggccgtaATTGAAAGCTTCTGCCTGCTGTTACAGAAGTATCACCAGtgcattctggttaattgggccatcggttagtACAAGCAGCTGCCTATTTGGGAgaactcttaaagaataaaaactaattgagaaaatagctgagatTCCCTTCACTtctttgggacactatgccacttaattgggacaggagactgttgccaaacagtttcaaaCAGTGCGCACTTGTGTGGCTACTAGGTACTACACTGTGCTTGAAGTGAACAGATTTTAAATAGTGTCAATTGCATGTGCTTGTattatgttatccatttgggccGAATGATGCAGAttcaaaatgcagtgatttttaatcattttgttttttattttgactttacAAAATTTCAGACCTTTGTCAGGGTACCACAAAATCCAGATCTGCAGAAGCCTTTCAAGAAGGTGTCTCTGATTGCTGCTGTTTCTCAGATAGTTaggagatgggcaataaatgctgggtcTCCCATGATTTAATTAAAAACCATGGAATAGGTCTGTCAGATGACACATTTCCAAGCCTACTGTGTATTTCTACCTGGTCAGTGATAGTTTCCACATTAATACCCAGGACATGTCCCCTTTTCATTGCtaatatcaaggaggaggtacaagaacctgaagacacacactcaatgtttcaagagCTTCTTTCCTTCTGACATCAAAGTTCTGAATAGACCATAAACCCAGAAACATTATCAATATTTTTTCCttaattaattttctttttattaaatacatttcttactgtaatttatagttttattgttATGGATggcaatgaactgctgctgcaaaacaaattttgcaccatatgccagtgatatgaaacccaATTCTCTTCCTGAATGAATGCACAGCTTGGGACCATGAAATTGCAGCGCATTAATGAGATTATGAATCATTTTAAGATAAATGaaatgaaaatccatatacaattGGCCAGCAGGTGAAGCCAATAGTTGGGTTCTGTACTAGCATCATGAACTTGAAAAATGACTGAGCTTTCACTTTTAGAACTACCATCCCTGGGTACTTTCTTTCTGCTAAAAGCAGTTTCTACTCAAGATGGTGGGAGAAGATTGCAGATTCAGGCTGAGTTGGTGtttatagaccataagatattagagcagaattagtccattcaacccatcgagtcagctccaccattctgtTATTGTACGAGAGTCCGTCTGGAGGGTAAGAGGGGAATGATGCCTGTTAAAACATCTCCAAGTATGTGCAAGGTTTCAGTTATATTATCAAACCAAAACTCATTAATTCATCTTCCCCATCAGCAGCATGACTGTCACATTCACACCTCATATAAACTGGTACTAATTGGTAAAGATGaaccaattcaaagttcaaaataaatttattatcaaagtatatatgttgccatatactaccttgagattcatttcaggCAGGCACTTAAAGGGAAAAAGTACAAAAACTAAATATAAAAAATGACTTGACAAACAACCAcattgcaaaagaagacaaactatgcaaataaaaaataatactgagaacaagagttgtaaaGAGCCCCGAAAGCAAGTCTGTAGGTCGTAGAATCAGTTGAGAGTAGTGGTGACTGAAGGCTTCCATACCTCCTGCCAACAGTGCAGGTGAGAAAATGTCACTTttttgtggcagcgctccatgtaaatgtgctcgatGGTGAGAAAGGCTTGCCTGTGATAGGCTggccactgtgcatctatagaagtttgtcaaagtttaaccAGACAGAGCTTATAACCCAGTGAAATGTTCATCATTTCTCCAGAATGGTTGAAATGTGGCTAACAGCACTCaaaacagccaaccagaaagcaAAAGTGCTGTTGGTCTCTACGTATTAGAAACGGGAACAGCAGAGAATCAGATTTGGATAAAATTCAAATCTTGTACAAGTAATAATTGCtaaacacacaacatgctggaggaactcagcagacaagGCAGCGTCTAtgtaaaaaaagtacagtcggtgtttcaggccgaaacccttcagcaggactgcagaagaaaagctgaggagtagatttaaaaggtggggtgagggcagagagaaacacaggtgataggtgaaatttggagggggagggatgaggtaaagagctgggaggttgattggtgaaagagacacaaggccatggaagaaagaaaaggtgggggggggtgggaaggaaCGCTGGATGGGTGGCCAAGGAGACAagatgagggagggaaaagaagatgggaaatagtgaaggagaggaggtgggtgggaggcattactggaagtttcagaaatcaatgttcatgccatcaggttggaggctacccaaatggaatacaaggtgttcctccaacctaagtgcggCCTTATCctgtcagtagaggaggccatggatagaaatattggaatgggagtggaaagtggaattaaaatgggtggccactgggagatcccactcttTCTGGTGGACGGAACATGGATGCTCGGCGAACTGGTCTCCCaaactacatcaggtctcaccatattaaggaggccacaccgggagcaccgaacacagtatatggccccaacagactcacaggtgaagtgacgctatacctggaaggactgtttggggccctgaatggttgaatgggaagtggaattaaaatgggtggccacattCACTatctcccatccccttttccctccctcaccttatctccttgcccacccattgcctccctctggtgctcctctctccccaccctgcctccacttttccttctcccatagccttctgtctctttcaccaatcaacttcctagctctttgcttcatccctccccctccaagtttcacctatggCCCGGTGTttcaccccccacccacctttcaaatctacccctcagctttttttctctcatcctgctgaagggttttggcccgagacatcgactttactttttccacagatgctgtctggcctgctgagttcctccagcattttgtgtgtgttgctcggatttgcagcatcagcagactttctcctgtttgtgtAATGGTTGCTGAAGATGTGGGAGATAGAAAGGTTCTCTTTAAGCTTCCCACTGAATTTTCATGGCTGTTTAAAGGGAGCCAACGAAAGCAGCACTCAGTTCCTGACAGCAGATTAATGTCCATCCCACCTCCATCCTCATTCCCTGACAAGTGACCCATTCGCCTGCGAACAAGAAAGGGAATGTGGGGTGAAGAAGGAGGTACACGCTCACCCTCAGTGTTTAAGAAGAGAGCGGGAAATGAGCAGAAATCTTCTTACACAGCACTATGCAGACTACCCCCACCTCAGGGGAAATGGGAACTTAGACTGCATGTTGTAAATAGTCTGGAATTTACTGCCCACAATCAAAATCCCTTCAACTGAACAGGATATTAACTCATAAATCAGAGGGAACTAAATCCTTAGGATTATAATGATTATTTTAAATATGCTGATCTTATTTCCTCcaacttctctctctccctcatggtcaTGGATGGTGGTCCTTATACAAGACCTCTCAAAGTAACCCTATTTAACTACAGGAGGCATCTTATTCACACTTTCATTttggatctgaaacattaacttggtTTCTTTCACTGACGAGAAAGATGCCAGAGCTGGCAGATGCCACAGTGAGCTGGAGGCTGCCCCAGCCATCtgagctgccctccagtgtttgctcagtggaagacaagccCAATTGTCTTCTTCTGCAGCTAGACTGCACGATATGAAGAACTGCTGCAGCATGctgttgcagaaacatggctccagacAATATGCAtccaccatcaatttacaggccatgacactcagggacttggagtATATTATAattgtttatttttgtaactgtatgttttctggtcataattccatgtgctctaCATGCTGTACGTGACTGCTGatctgtgttgtgcaccttggcccCAACGGAGCACTGCTTTGTTTAGGTGTATTGATGCGTAtgactgaatgacaattaaacatgaaCTTGAACTTTCCACAAATGCTACTGACCTGGTGAGTGTTTCCAGCCTGTTCAGTTCTTGTCTGGATTTCTATTGGACATCTCAAGATGTCACACACTCATGGTGTAAATGTGCGTTCTGGAGACTTGTTAACGCACCTGAATGAGTATTGGGATGTCAGAATGTTTGTTTGCACAGGGTCTTAGCAATTCTTACAGTAAACTACATGCATAAAACCTGTTATACGATTCGAATGAAATTTTCTTGTGCTACCTTCTTCCACACTCCTCCAGTACCAgagcatgtgggaggaaaggacctGCCAAACCTTACATCATGACTGATGCAGGGTTCTGACTCCAAACCATGACAATTCCTTctaccccatagatgctgctcaacccactgaggtTATCCAGCAGATCGTGGTTTCTCCAAATTCTAACATCTGCAGTCACCTGTGTCTCCTTTATTACCAGTTAGGTATGTGAAAAAGACTAGTACTGTAATCTGCAAATGCAAATTTCAGACCTAGGAGTGTAAAAAGCTTAATACCATGTAATTGCTGGGAGTCAACAAGGAGGAGACAAAATGTGTGTTCTCCATTTATAGAGTACATCTCAAACACAAATATTCTAATTACAGTGATCTCTTTGCCAAAAATTCAAGGGCAAAATTATCAGTCAACAAACCTACATTATTGAGGCATAGAATATTGAATTGTATTGGAGGTTACAAGATTGATCCCAGGAACGCaaaagttaatgtatgaggagcatttgaaggctttggccctgtactcactggagtttagaagaatgaagagggaatattgaaaggcctagatagagtgcacatgcagaaggtgtttccatcagcctaattctgctttatggtcttataataaacATCACTACTAGCATCTCTCAGGACAGTCAATAGACAGAGGATACCTCTGGCTTAAGCATCTGAATCATTAACAAGAAAATCTGGTGCCTCTCCACCCTTTGAGGAGGATGCTCCCATCAATCAATTCACAACATGCTTTAATGATCTATGGCTATTCGCTAGGGATTCTGGTCACAGCCCACAAGGCTGGGAATATTCTGCTGGTGCATGCCTCTATACGCTGGTGGCAACACCTCACATGGATATGGAGATGATGCTTGACAGTGGGAGAGTATGCTGTACTCCTTTATGTTCGGTCCTAACCCTTTTCTTGAAGCCCACGGAGAAAGTacaaaccccacacagacagcacctgaggtcaggactaAATGCGGCTTGTGCTGAGAGACAGCAGTTCTTATGTCTGTGCCACAGTGAAACGTTGTACCATCGCCATCTGTACTGTCTGGAATGGAAAACCCATATTTAAAAGTGAGTTTTCCTATCCTGTCCATATCCAAAAACATATCCAATTTCCCTTCTGGTGTTCCCAGTCTGAGAACCTGATCTCTAAAGATGAATTCCcaggccagcagcatctcacAAGTGACCCACaacaccatcccaaccacaattaaCTCACAACAAGCACTGCCTCACAACAGGCCTTGTctacagcagacatcccacctctcccggaagttccgcgagtctcccgcatattgatagtggctccctgatgcctcgaaattatacacaatatcccagaaatagatttttttgagagggagaggaagagagagcatcctgattggtctctattcgtgctaagagtggtccccatccaccgggccacgaggaaacaatatgatttggtgatatgaaacgatatgagtcaaatgcatctttcctcattccctgtcacgcactgttgaacttgaacgcacgcgaggtcatcagtgacccaagatgtgcaaaggaatgggtccgtgacccatttgtgaatgtccccggtgaatcatccatttcagcgtgggaaaaagatcaactcctcgagcttgcaaatgacggtgggctgaaaagtatgtttggcataacatctctgccggcattctggatcaaagtcaaggctgaatatcctgagacagccacgaaagcactgaaaacattgcttccaattCCATCATATccctgcgaagcggagttttctgcaatgaatgcaatgaaaactaaattgcagaatagactggacacaaggaaccccgtTCGTGTAtctctgtctcccatcacccctcgatgggaccgcattgttgcagggaaacaagcccagggctcccactgattcagcgatattggtgtgttgcaatgattttatatgttcataggagaaaaatatgcgctgtatgtttactatccaaacgttacttaaaatgttatgatgcaattgacttataagtgacttataattcagtggtccccaccctccgggccgcgaagaatacagcagtagtcggaacgcacccagcacatctttaagaaaaaagctgaaataaacaagctaattaattaggtgccgcccggcacgtaaacgtcgatccagatcagaggtgattgccgattgcgtcgtctctgacctgggccgacatttacgtgccgggctgtacttaatcaattagcttgtttatttcggcttttttcttaaaaatgtgctgggtgcgttctggccaccgctgtaccactgcattcttcgcggcccagaggtttgggaccactattataattgacttatcactacatccatgcaaggaaaatatgcgctgtgtgtttaatattaaattcattagataaatccctttagaaacgaaattgagtagccacttacaagtgacttatagttggcCTATCActtatattccggttgtgattaacacccaccccctcccccgggttggccggtctgcaagaatattgtcaatattaaaccggtccgcggtgcaaaaaaggttggggacccctgatttaaactagctggctagctgccaaggagctatgttattgatgtcctacgtgatgaggccaaactccctgtagacttgcttaaggtcgtaatagaataaacataataatataatataatataatataagtacatattttaatgtcatatttgctgcatatacccaacttggtttacagattagacaaaatcactaaacaaagtattacatacacccttggaggtcgaccggggggcggggggtgggggtgatatggggttgcgggggcagtggtgctacctccctgaaatgagtttttgcagggtgggatgtctgctacagGCCCCACCCACATCAAGCTCCTGCCCACAAGTCCACCCACAGCAAATCGCACCCACATCGTACATCACCTGTGACAATCTCACGCATGACAAATCGCACTCACATCGTACATCATCTGTGACAATCTCACGCATGACAAATCGCACTCACATCGTACATCATCTGTGACAATCTCACGCATGACAAATCGCACTCACATCATACATCATCTGTGACAATCTCACGCATGACAAATCGCACTCACATCGTACATCATCTGTGACAATCTCACGCATGACAAATCGCACTCACATCGTACATCATCTGTGACAATCTCACGCATGACAAATCGCACTCACATCGTACATCACCTGTGACAATCTCACGCATGACAAATCGCACCCACATCATACATCATCTGTGACAATCTCACGCATGACAAATCGCACCCACATCATACATCATCTGTGACAATCTCACGCATGACAAATCGCACTCACATCATACATCACCTGTGACAATCTCACGCATGACAAATCGCACTCACATCATACATCATCTGTGACAATCTCACGCATGACAAATCGCACCCACATCATACATCACCTGTGACAATCTCACGCATGACAAATCGCACCCACATCGTACATCACCTGTGACAATCTCACGCATGACAAATCGCACCCACATCGTACATCATCTGTGACAATCTCACGCATGACAAATCGCACCCACATCGTACATCATCTGTGACAATCTCACGCATGACAAATCGCACTCACATCGTACATCATCTGTGACAATCTCACGCATGACAAATCGCACCCACATCGTACATCATCTGTGACAATCTCACGCATGACAAATCGCACTCACATCGTACATCATCTGTGACAATCTCACGCATGACAAATCGCACTCACATCGTACATCATCTGTGACAATCTCACGCATGACAAATCGCACCCACATCGTACATCATCTGTGACAATCTCACGCATGACAAATCGCACCCACATCGTACATCATCTGTGACAATCTCACGCATGACAAATCGCACTCACATCGTACATCATCTGTGACAATCTCACGCATGACAAATCGCACTCACATCGTACATCATCTGTGACAATCTCACGCATGACAAATCGCACTCACATCGTACATCATCTGTGACAATCTCACGCATGACAAATCGCACTCACATCGTACATCACCTGTGACAATCTCACGCATGACAAATCGCACTCACATCGTACATCACCTGTGACAATCTCACGCATGACAAATCGCACTCACATCGTACATCACCTGTGACAATCTCACGCATGACAAATCGCACTCACATCATACATCACCTGTGACAATCTCACGCATGACAAATCGCACCCACATCGTACATCACCTGTGACAATCTCACGCATGACAAATCGCACTCACATCATACATCATCTGTGACAATCTCACGCATGACAAATCGCACCCACATCGTACATCACCTGTGACAATCTCACGCATGACAAATCGCACTCACATCGTACATCATCTGTGACAATCTCACGCATGACAAATCGCACCCACATCGTACATCATCTGTGACAATCTCACGCATGACAAATCGCACCCACATCATACATCACCTGTGACAATCTCACGCATGACAAATCGCACTCACATCGTACATCACCTGTGACAATCTCACGCATGACAAATCGCACCCACATCGTACATCACCTGTGACAATCTCACGCATGACAAATCGCACTCACATCATACATCATCTGTGACAATCTCACGCATGACAAATCGCACCCACATCGTACATCACCTGTGACAATCTCACGCATGACAAATCGCACCCACATCGTACATCATCTGTGACAATCTCACGCATGACAAATCGCACTCACATCGTACATCATCTGTGACAATCTCACGCATGACAAATCGCACCCACATCGTACATCATCTGTGACAATCTCACGCATGACAAATCGCACTCACATCGTACATCATCTGTGACAATCTCACGCATGACAAATCGCACTCACATCGTACATCATCTGTGACAATCTCACGCATGACAAATCGCACCCACATCGTACATCATCTGTGACAATCTCACGCATGACAAATCGCACCCACATCGTACATCATCTGTGACAATCTCACGCATGACAAATCGCACTCACATCGTACATCATCTGTGACAATCTCACGCATGACAAATCGCACTCACATCGTACATCATCTGTGACAATCTCACGCATGACAAATCGCACTCACATCGTACATCATCTGTGACAATCTCACGCATGACAAATCGCACTCACATCGTACATCACCTGTGACAATCTCACGCATGACAAATCGCACTCACATCATACATCACCTGTGACAATCTCACGCATGACAAATCGCACTCACATCGTACATCACCTGTGACAATCTCACGCATGACAAATCGCACTCACATCATACATCACCTGTGACAATCTCACGCATGACAAATCGCACCCACATCGTACATCACCTGTGACAATCTCACGCATGACAAATCGCACTCACATCATACATCATCTGTGACAATCTCACGCATGACAAATCGCACCCACATCGTACATCACCTGTGACAATCTCACGCATGACAAATCGCACTCACATCGTACATCATCTGTGACAATCTCACGCATGACAAATCGCACTCACATCGTACATCACCTGTGACAATCTCACGCATGACAAATCGCACTCACATCGTACATCATCTGTGACAATCTCACGCATGACAAATCGAACTCACATCATACATCACCTGTGACAATCTCACGCATGACAAATCGCACCCACATCATACATCACCTGTGACAATCTCACGCATGACAAATCGCACTCACATCATACATCACCTGTGACAATCTCACG
Protein-coding sequences here:
- the LOC140211243 gene encoding uncharacterized protein — protein: MEHPDVQWTWLHVIFCSSIIQSTAVSLHAKSDLSSGSNTIYIYSTKAVHYGNSNPPGGSQSLPEISSKVSTNDEPDPPIHSGMSSLYLRASSRGNLSEFSGDDEDLVFDDEDLVFNSEGEEVKQDSSESQVFIFGNGSVPSIISADTNSSSDHSLLKPFNSTSVYKSTQSVQNHKHSQGSGTVHDVSFPQHSTATFPNDDLFFEVNSHHMTLPHSETMQTTPRPLVTLGNMNPTLASDHLVTEKPYFITTSYVSPGEERPVPEVERNRDQMLTPSVTESSAKWPEGFVSKKLSENRVSPAPMRSASPLITGSSYAAMMSEKLLIVSRPAVGVSEQRNQTDAFNRANTVDANAQRTSSSAEHLLKLRMTPASARQARWQTTDQAYPRVKVLSAADRMSTPQWVRMPAYDADKFLPSQQTTQTYFTSEQGYDIYTNPVDSSATVIEMLEDPQFLDGQPTNTKHGSIVGGSFPNELATISPTARLQHLTLKGNRNALSSIEPTRVVTTTYFSPLTAWRHGPSREPSTAIESAKTESIPTGHYMAMLKTGPTVLAQQLTAKISNKTNVSVTLPPLTQGGLRTKSTSTTLSLPRATTKVPLSSSRPTKMLTAEATTKGGPVKVGVTPPSKGTVTGGTLPSATRAPGTHYDVMTTVTRSQSGNDTQTPTMKIASNTSTGVNKTSPKEQDTRNGPGRKWIIPTNAQMPNQTVDSKMATGNHSDKISSYFELCSTLDRDCASNKTFTQWKHMKQTLGFAWEMHIYGAGVLFVILMVISLINLIGSPILCIPDLHYLMAANTMLFALAFLRAVYLFLDPYGSKLKLPLISGLMLYNITFPLLVTTFGILTLLLLKMGGLQMLPSKFQNPTTLSMIAAVHFIVLISGDLLYLLVNPAVNVVLHVFSVSWASFLITAFFLSYRKLQSHPEATVQQIQKPVIGNEESIEQRNHGRTLKQLLLSTKVMAISAVFGFLCCALHVYATLWNYGLLGEKGQFYWAWWFVQFWYRSFEIAMSFAMSFVASYAFCQQHARPDHTCWRKIVQYFHQYRKNEVPEYPNNCFDWSSGTQDRITGNDICKNLLHNRPETMPLKTINGTNQEKPAKSYYSNNGSIISLDHRPKIPVLGPKSHNLLMGRSFTSICIEKEASVSLNEFDLRPPSPINLSRSIDEALFREHIVRDSLFNDSGLQCPSHMTIEDSRSSLRVHKVSDQGDVTVVPFDLRRRNSDPDYLHSAAKSSSLSNNQTDTSKHSVQDMDSNQASSRLHRSASGSSVDSISRTSFGIHWYTWTRERSSEESAPSADPASESLLSQDNPEVKSNTEDFDLEARKSFIDVRVIDDVSLSSDTIEL